In a genomic window of Acidobacteriota bacterium:
- a CDS encoding LexA family transcriptional regulator, producing MLGKRLAAARNRAGLRQVDLAVALGDRYDQTMISHVESGHSALLLDGAVKAARKLGVSLDYLVGLTDDPTPSAELSIKGITAEVRQLPGARPVPVRRLWTAAGSGALDLDEDVKAYAYFRHEWLSRQGLVADRCSVISVTGESMEPTLPENCVILVDHSRKRHLNGHIFVVRKSDGLVVKRAGQDDSGNWLLVSDHPAWEPEPWGEAEVIGEVKWMAREL from the coding sequence ATGCTGGGAAAACGATTGGCGGCGGCTCGCAATCGGGCCGGTCTACGGCAGGTGGATCTCGCGGTTGCGCTGGGTGATCGTTACGACCAGACGATGATTTCTCATGTGGAATCGGGACACTCGGCGCTGCTACTGGATGGGGCCGTCAAGGCCGCGCGTAAGCTGGGCGTCTCCCTCGACTATCTGGTCGGCCTGACGGATGACCCCACGCCGTCGGCAGAACTCTCGATCAAGGGAATTACGGCGGAGGTCCGCCAACTCCCCGGCGCCCGGCCCGTACCGGTGCGACGGCTTTGGACGGCAGCCGGCAGTGGAGCTTTGGATCTGGACGAAGACGTGAAGGCCTACGCCTACTTTCGGCACGAATGGTTGTCTCGGCAAGGTCTTGTCGCCGACCGATGCAGCGTCATCAGCGTTACGGGTGAATCGATGGAGCCGACATTGCCGGAAAACTGCGTGATCCTTGTCGACCACAGCCGAAAACGACATCTGAACGGGCACATCTTCGTGGTTCGCAAGAGCGATGGCTTGGTGGTCAAGCGAGCCGGGCAGGACGATTCAGGCAACTGGCTACTGGTCAGCGATCACCCGGCTTGGGAGCCTGAGCCATGGGGCGAGGCCGAGGTGATCGGCGAAGTCAAGTGGATGGCCAGGGAACTGTGA